Proteins from one Chelonia mydas isolate rCheMyd1 chromosome 14, rCheMyd1.pri.v2, whole genome shotgun sequence genomic window:
- the LOC102930401 gene encoding olfactory receptor 14A16 → MSNRTTVTEFLLLGFSDVQELQILHFMVFLVIYLAALIGNLLIITVVVLDHHLHTPMYFFLMNLSILDIGSISVTVPKSMANSLMNIRSISYSGCVAQVFLFVFFVSADLAFLTVMAYDRYVAICQPLHYERVINRRACVQMAAGVWISVFLYSAFHTGITFAVSFCGGNMVDQFFCEIPQLLKLACSDTYLSETWAIAFSVCLASSCFVLIIVSYVHIFTMVLRIPAEQGRHKALSTCLPHLTVVSLFFCTANFAYSHPTSSSTSTLDLVVAVLYSVLPAVMNPVIYSMRNKEIKAALRKLIAWMLSTKNKLSIFSLWL, encoded by the coding sequence ATGTCCAACCGAACCACCGTGACCGAGTTCCTTCTCCTGGGATTCTCTGATGTTCAGGAGCTGCAGATTTTACATTTCATGGTGTTTCTAGTGATTTACCTGGCAGCCCTGATAGGGAATCTTCTCATCATCACCGTTGTTGTCCTCGACCACCatcttcacacccccatgtacttcttcctgatgAATTTGTCCATTCTAGACATTGGCTCCATCTCTGTCACTGTCCCCAAATCCATGGCGAATTCCCTCATGAACATCAGGTCAATTTCTTATTCTGGATGTGTTGCCCAAGTTTTTctctttgtcttttttgtttcagcagatcttgcttttttgactgtcatgGCGTACGATCGATACGTCGCCATCTGCCAACCTCTGCACTATGAGAGAGTGATAAACAGGAGAGCTTGTGTCCAAATGGCAGCTGGTGTCTGGATCAGTGTTTTTCTCTACTCTGCATTCCACACTGGGATCACATTTGCAGTCTCCTTCTGTGGAGGCAATATGGTGGATCAATTCTTCTGTGAAATCCCCCAGCTCCTCAAGCTCGCCTGCTCTGACACATACCTCAGTGAAACTTGGGCTATTGCCTTTAGTGTGTGCTTAGCTTCAAGTTGCTTTGTTTTAATAATTGTGTCATATGTTCACATCTTTACCATGGTGCTGAGAATCCccgctgagcagggccggcataAAGCCCTATCCACCTGCCTTCCTCACCTCACTGTGGTGTCCTTGTTCTTTTGCACTGCTAACTTTGCCTACAGTCATCCCACCTCCAGCTCAACCTCAACTCTGGATCTCGTGGTGGCTGTTCTCTATTCCGTGCTGCCAGCAGTGATGAATCCAGTCATCTACAGCATGAGGAACAAGGAGATCAAAGCTGCATTGAGGAAACTGATAGCGTGGATGTTATCCACCAAAAATAAACTGtccattttttccctttggtTGTGA
- the LOC102943310 gene encoding olfactory receptor 1020-like: MAHMQWKNETSITKFILLGFGNLNEFQILLFVLFLVMYILTVAGNLLMIALVVYDQHLHTPMYFFLGNLSFLETCYTSVISPRLLAGFLVEDRTISFRDCITQLFFFGALASIECFLLAVMAYDRYLAICNPLSYKVMMNFRVCLLLVSASWITGFSASALVVGMVPQLNFCGPNEINNFFCDMAELLKLSCAKSPLAEMIILVCCSLVALIPFLFIIVSYVLILSAIQQIASFAGRQKAFSTCASHLLVVSLYYGTIIIMYMAPSADLSPGFHKTLSLMYTVATPMFNPIIYSLKNQEVKGAFRKVMMQNLGMI; encoded by the coding sequence ATGGCACACATGCAATGGAAAAATGAAACATCCATCACCAAGTTCATCCTTCTGGGATTCGGGAACCTGAACGAATTTCAGATtctgctttttgttctgtttttggtgATGTACATCCTGACTGTGGCTGGGAACCTTCTCATGATTGCGCTAGTTGTGTATGACcagcaccttcacacccccatgtacttcttcctggggaacttgtctttcctggagacctgctacacctcAGTCATTTCCCCCAGGTTGCTGGCTGGGTTCCTGGTAGAGGATAGGACAATCTCCTTCAGGGACTGTATCACACAGTTATTTTTCTTTGGTGCTTTGGCTTCCATAGAGTGCTTCCTTCTTGCAGTCATGGCTTATGACCGTTACTTAGCCATATGCAACCCACTCAGCTATAAGGTTATGATGAACTTCAGGGTCTGCCTTCTGTTGGTATCTGCCTCCTGGATAACTGGTTTCTCAGCCTCAGCTTTAGTAGTGGGAATGGTGCCCCAGCTAAACTTCTGCggccccaatgaaattaataatttcTTCTGTGACATGGCGGAGCTGCTCAAATTATCCTGTGCAAAAAGCCCCCTGGCGGAAATGATCATTCTGGTCTGCTGCTCCCTGGTAgccctgatccctttcctcttcATAATTGTGTCTTACGTTCTTATCCTCTCGGCCATCCAGCAAATCGCCTCCTTCGCCgggaggcaaaaggccttttccacctgcgCCTCTCACCTGCTGGTGGTGAGTCTGTATTACGGTACCATCATTATCATGTACATGGCACCATCAGCGGACCTGTCCCCAGGCTTCCATAAAACTCTGTCGCTTATGTACACGGTCGCCACCCCAATGTTCAACCCCATCATCTACAGTCTGAAGAACCAAGAGGTGAAGGGGGCCTTCAGGAAAGTCATGATGCAGAATTTAGGCATGATTTAG